From Sphingopyxis sp. USTB-05, the proteins below share one genomic window:
- a CDS encoding HNH endonuclease — protein MWKDNPAAFAAKNGITLRQARLLQVTAEHLTPRADGGCDSDKNIVAACVYCNISRHKGRDVLSPDAYASKVRRQLQLGRWHGLLLQETN, from the coding sequence ATGTGGAAGGACAATCCCGCCGCATTTGCCGCCAAAAACGGCATCACATTGCGGCAGGCGCGGCTGCTTCAAGTCACTGCCGAACATCTGACCCCACGCGCCGACGGCGGATGCGACAGCGACAAAAATATCGTCGCAGCTTGTGTCTATTGCAATATCAGCCGCCACAAGGGCCGCGACGTGCTGTCACCCGATGCCTATGCAAGCAAGGTACGTCGCCAGTTACAATTGGGACGATGGCACGGATTGCTCTTGCAGGAGACAAACTGA
- a CDS encoding DUF2958 domain-containing protein: MGKTSERRDGGKLLSVELHDALRANDEARRAAVRAGAVEPDFVPVAKFFSPVGAATWLATELCEDGDTLFGLADLGFGCPELGSFSLSELASVRLPFGLGIERDLGFASEVPLSGWTAAARRAGSIITAEQNFRRAARGDELPKSEG, from the coding sequence ATGGGAAAGACCAGCGAACGCCGTGATGGGGGCAAGCTCCTGTCCGTTGAACTTCATGACGCCTTGCGTGCCAATGATGAGGCGCGGCGTGCCGCCGTGAGGGCGGGCGCGGTGGAGCCGGACTTCGTGCCGGTTGCCAAATTCTTCTCGCCGGTCGGCGCGGCGACATGGCTCGCGACCGAATTGTGCGAGGATGGCGATACGCTGTTCGGGCTGGCCGATCTTGGTTTCGGCTGTCCCGAACTTGGTTCGTTCAGCCTGTCAGAACTCGCATCGGTGCGCTTGCCCTTCGGTCTAGGCATCGAGCGCGATCTGGGCTTTGCTTCCGAGGTTCCGCTGTCGGGCTGGACCGCTGCCGCCCGCCGCGCGGGATCGATCATCACCGCCGAACAGAATTTCCGCCGCGCTGCGCGTGGCGACGAGCTTCCGAAGTCCGAGGGCTGA
- a CDS encoding ParB/RepB/Spo0J family partition protein → MKLDFIDLGKLSISKTNMRYAKKLPDMADILPTVRARGVLVPLIVRPNCAEGAFEIVAGARRFSAAAIVAGEKGDAEPLPCAILEEGDDAAALEASLIENVARRDADEVTQWVSYTRLVREGRSIADISDTFEMPEAMVKRILALGNLLPRIRSLYAKEKIRASTVRHLTMASKSQQRTWLALFDDADAYCPQGQQLKNWLFGGGAISAAHALFDVEASGLVIIADLFGDERYFADSDAFWTAQLAAVEEQRARFLDAGWNEVVVLPKGGNFREWEHRHAAKHKGGRVYIEVRDSGEVDIHEGYVTAKEAVRLEKGEKIEAAPKASRPELTSRMQTYIDLHRHAAVRAELTSHPAVALRLMVAHAVAGSPLWNVRIEPQSTKDDDVRESVEVSRAEAVFDEKRRAVLALLGFDAEEPTVTSGNSMPLAELYQRLLDLPDRAVMDVIAIVMGETLCAGSAVVEAVGLQIGIDMAAWWSADDAFFTGIRDKALLTAVVAEVGGTEVATANAKEKGATLKAIVRDHLDGNNGRTKVEGWVPRWMAFPPAAYTKRSGVGTATAHTEAVTHNAKAQREAA, encoded by the coding sequence ATGAAACTCGACTTTATCGACCTTGGCAAGCTGTCGATCAGCAAGACCAATATGCGCTATGCCAAGAAGTTGCCCGATATGGCGGATATTCTGCCTACCGTCCGTGCGCGCGGTGTTCTCGTTCCGCTGATCGTCCGTCCGAACTGCGCCGAGGGTGCTTTCGAGATCGTGGCGGGCGCACGGCGCTTCTCTGCGGCAGCCATCGTCGCGGGCGAGAAGGGGGACGCCGAACCCCTGCCCTGCGCGATCCTCGAAGAAGGCGACGATGCCGCCGCACTCGAAGCCTCGTTGATCGAGAATGTCGCGCGGCGCGATGCCGACGAGGTCACTCAATGGGTCAGCTATACGCGGCTGGTTCGCGAGGGGCGCAGCATCGCCGACATTTCCGATACGTTCGAAATGCCCGAGGCAATGGTGAAGCGCATCCTCGCGCTGGGCAACCTATTGCCGCGCATCCGTTCGCTCTATGCAAAGGAGAAGATCCGCGCGAGCACGGTGCGGCACCTGACGATGGCCTCCAAATCTCAGCAGCGCACATGGCTGGCGCTGTTCGATGACGCGGACGCCTATTGCCCGCAGGGCCAGCAGCTCAAGAATTGGCTGTTCGGTGGCGGCGCGATCAGCGCGGCCCATGCCCTGTTCGACGTCGAGGCGAGCGGCCTTGTGATCATTGCCGACCTGTTCGGGGACGAACGCTATTTCGCGGACAGCGATGCTTTCTGGACTGCGCAACTCGCCGCCGTCGAGGAACAGCGGGCGCGGTTTCTGGACGCGGGGTGGAACGAGGTCGTCGTCCTGCCGAAGGGCGGAAATTTTCGCGAATGGGAGCATCGGCACGCGGCGAAGCACAAGGGCGGGCGCGTCTATATCGAGGTTCGCGATAGCGGCGAGGTCGATATCCACGAGGGCTATGTAACGGCAAAGGAAGCAGTACGGCTCGAAAAGGGCGAGAAGATCGAAGCCGCGCCCAAGGCGTCGCGTCCGGAACTAACTTCGCGGATGCAGACCTACATCGACCTTCATCGCCATGCCGCCGTGCGCGCCGAACTGACAAGCCATCCAGCGGTCGCTCTGCGCTTGATGGTTGCCCACGCCGTCGCGGGTTCGCCGCTTTGGAACGTGCGTATCGAGCCGCAATCGACGAAGGACGACGATGTACGCGAGAGCGTTGAGGTCAGCAGGGCCGAGGCGGTGTTCGACGAGAAGCGGCGCGCGGTGTTGGCGCTGCTCGGTTTCGATGCCGAGGAGCCGACAGTAACCAGTGGTAATTCGATGCCGCTCGCGGAGTTGTACCAGCGACTGCTCGACTTGCCCGACCGTGCCGTGATGGATGTGATCGCTATCGTCATGGGCGAGACGCTGTGCGCCGGGAGCGCGGTCGTCGAGGCGGTGGGCCTCCAAATCGGTATCGACATGGCCGCATGGTGGAGCGCCGACGATGCCTTCTTTACGGGTATTCGCGACAAGGCGTTGCTGACTGCGGTTGTTGCCGAGGTTGGCGGAACGGAGGTCGCAACCGCCAATGCCAAAGAGAAGGGCGCGACCTTGAAGGCGATCGTGCGCGATCATCTGGACGGCAATAATGGCCGCACCAAGGTCGAGGGGTGGGTGCCGAGGTGGATGGCCTTTCCACCTGCCGCCTACACCAAGCGCAGCGGGGTGGGCACCGCTACTGCACACACCGAGGCTGTGACGCACAACGCAAAGGCGCAGCGCGAAGCGGCGTGA